GAGGGGCCGGGCATCCCCCAGATACACGAGCCATGGCCGATCCTCCCCCCCAGGCCGCTGGCCTTGCCACTTTGTGAAAGAAAATGATTGCTCATTAGAGGGTGAAAGGGTATTTAAGACGCTACCCACTTAAAAAGCATCTTGTCACTCAAGCTGCTTTGAATCAAAGCGAACACAGTTCTGAAAGCGGACAGAAGGTTCCGGTTGAACTCAGCAGCTCACCCTGGCTGCAGGCGACTGGCTCGCTGTCTGCGCCGGGGCCCCGGGCAGGGGCCGTCTTGGATCATCGTGCCGCTGCATGGAAGAGACGGCTGGCCCCTGAACTGCACGAGAGAGGGTCGGGGCCCAACCCCCCTGCAGTTGAAAGTCCAAGGGTAGCTCTCGACTCCCCAGATGCTTGGTTGTCCCTGAGTATCTGCAGCGGGGTGTTGGGGAGGAGGCCCCGGGTGGGGCCGGAGAGGGAGCTGTTACTCCTGTCGCTGCTGTGACCCTCCTCATTGTTCCTCTATTTCCTGATGGGCCCAGGATGCACGGCCTGTGGGTGGCCTACGCTGCCCTCCAAGCCCTGTCcctctgccacctgcccaggATGCTCATTAAGCCAAGTGAAAGCCTGCAAGGGCCACAGCGGGCCACCTGTCCCCGTGCTGGGCCTGCGCCGTGGCCTCCACCCCGAGGCTCGGAGGCCAGAGGGAGCCTCCTCCTGGGCTCAGGAACCGCCTGGCTGTGTTGGGGGGCTGGTGGGTGACGAGGCCCAGCCCCCGGCCGCCCTGTGCCTTGGCACACTTGGCCTCTAGGTGGCCTGGGTCCTTACCACCCTCCCAGGCAGGTGCCAGGTGTGGTGAACACGGCGCAGGTCAGCACAGAGCCCGGGGCGGGTAGGCGTGTCTGTGCAGCGTGGACTTTGGACGGCGGGGTGGGCGGGAGCAGGTGTGGTCAGGGAGCTGCTGACCCTTGGGGGCCACGCTCACACGTGCACCCCACGCCTTCTGCGTCAGAGCAGCCCGAGGACCGTAGGGCACAGGGAGTGGGAACGCACGGGTTtgagctggagctgggcctgccTCGGATGTTTCTAGAAAGGATGGATGAGATGAGAGCCGAGGGGAACGCGGGCGCTTCCTTCTCTGTGCTCTTCCCTAGGGCGGAGAGGGCCGCGGCAGCCCCCGGGGAGGACGGGGGCCTGCTCATCGCCGGGCAGTGGGAGCAGACCCTGGCGGGCCTGGACCAGGACCTGGAAGGTGAGGACTGGGCCTACGCGGACGCGCCTGTGCGGACGCGACCCGGCGGCGCCGGCTGAGGCTGCCCCCCGGGGCGCACGTGGGTGATTTCTCCACGGGAGACGCCTGCGGAAGGAAGGGCCGTTCAGTCAGCAAAGGCTGAGCCTCAAGGCCTCATGCTGAGGCCTCCTGGTCCGGCCAGGGTtcctcggggggaagggaggctgtgaCTGGCCCCTGGCAAGTGTAGGTGATAAACCGAGTGACACTGAAATGCATGTGAATAACTTACAGGCACAGGAGCCTGGGACCCCGATCGCGGCTGGGCATGGGAGGTCCTGGGCGCGGGAGGTCCTGCGCGGCGGGTTCCGGGCGCAGGGGATCCCGGGTGCGGGGGGTCTCGGGCGCGGGAGGTCCTGGGCGTGGGCTCCTGGGCGCGGGGTTCCCGGGCGCAGGGTGGGTCCTGGGCACAGGAGGTGCTGGGCGCAGGCTCCTGGGCACGGGAGGTCCTGGGCGTGGGCTCCTGGGCGCAGGGGGTCCCGGGCGCGGGGGCGTCCCGGGCTTGGGGGGTCCTGGGCGCAGGGGGTCCCAGGCGTGGGGGAGTCCCAGGCGCGGGGGCGTCCTGGGCGCGGCGGGGGGGTCCCGGGCATGGGGGGTCccgggtgcggggggtggggggtcctgggcATGGGAGGTCCTGGGCGCGGTCGGTGACCCTGTGCCCACTCCTTCGCAGGGATGGACGACAGTTATGAGACCGACAGCAGCTCCGTCACCGGCTCCCTCAGCAGCGCATCTGGTCGCCGCCTGCAGGGCGCCATCCCCGACGGCGACACCGACGCCATCCCCGTGACCTTCATCGGGGAGGTCCTGGATGACCCCGTGGAGCCAGAGCTGTTTCCCAACAGAAACAACAACGCCGGGTCTTTCGACCGGGGGAGCGTGGCCAGCAGGTGGGCCCGGCCGCCGCCCGCCCAGGTGGAGGCCCCGCCGCCGGGAAGGAGGGGGCCGGAGGGGCCCGgtgcccccgccaccccccaggaCGTCGGGAAGGAGGTCCAGGGGGCCTCGTCCGCCCCCCGTGAAGATGTGAACCCCGTGAACACGGAGCCTCCCAGGCACGACCGGAGCGCCAAGGAGCCGGGGCAGGGGCGCGGCGCCGGTCCCAGCGGGCGGACGCCGGCCACCGAGCCCGCAGACGGTCGGCCGGGGACGGCGAGGGAAGCCGATGACCGGAAGGGCGTCTCGGCACCTCCGTCCTGGTATCAGCGAGGCCAGAACCCAGGCGGGAGTTTCGGCCTGAAGTACGGCCTCACCACGTACAAGATCGTCCCCCCAAAGTCGGAGAGGCGGTGCTACGACCCCGGGGTGTCGCTCTCCACGGGCGCCATCAAGATCGACGAGCTGGGCAACCTGGTGAGTCCCCCCGGGACCCGGGGCAGGAGCGTGGCCCCGGCCTCCTCTGCGCTCGAGAAAGAAACCCAGCCCCTTGGGCAGGTCCGGGAGTTCCCCAGGGCCGGCTCCACGGAGCAGCTCTCGGGCCGGCCCCCCGCCACGCCAGCCACGTCTCAGCATCCGGCAGGCGGCCTCGGGGCCGAGCCAGgccccccgggccctgcagggCCGTCGCCCCAGCAGCCGGCTGCCCACCAAGGAGAGGGGCGCTGTCCCGAGCCCGGGGCCCACCCGCCGCCCCCGGCAGCCACTGGTCACACGAAGGCCCCGGCAGCGAGCACCTCCCTGTTCCTCAAGCCTCAGAGGAGGACGTCCAGTCAGTACGTGGCCTCCGCCATCGCCAAGCGCATGGGGccccccagagcccaggccgcGGCGGGGAGGCCGGGCGGAGCCGGGAAGCCCTGGGAAGGCGCGGCGCCCGAGCTTCGTGGACGGCCTCGCGCCGGGAGAGACGCCACGGCCCCCAGTCCGCGCCCGGGGCCACACGCGTGTCCAGAGGAGGCCGCGGCCCCCGGCGGTCGCCTTCCCCCAGCCCACGGGGAGGAACCAGCAGGACCCGCGGTGGGAGCCCTgccccggggccggggccgcagCCCGCCCGGGAGGCCGTCTGCTCAGAACGGTGCTGCCGACGCCCACGCTGGGCCCTCCGTCCCCCTCGCCACCGCTGCCCGGAGGGACCGTGAGCCCGTGGGACCAGGCCATGGTTCGGGTGCAAAGCAGAGCCCGAGTGACCACAGCACCGGCTCAGCCTGGGACCCCAGCGGCTCGCCGGACAGCCCCAGGAGCCCGCCGCCCCGCCTGGTGAATGGCTCCCGGTGGGCCCCCGAGCACGGCGAGCCCCCCGCCTCCCTGAGGGCCTCCGGCAGGGACAGCCACGCCGCCCCCGAGCTGGAGGGGAGGCCCGGGGTGCTGTGCACAGAGATTCGCGAGGCCGACGAGTCGCCGCCCCCCAGCATCTTCGGGCCAAAGAAGAAGTTCCGCCCTGTGGTCCAGAGGCCAGCGCCCAAGGACACCTCCCTGCACAGCGCCCTGATGGAGGCCATCCACTCGGCAGGCGGCAGGGACAGGCTGCGGAAGGTGAGCAGCAGgcctggggggcgtggcctccctcctcacctgtgggcctcccccctcctcactgtgggcctcccccctcctcacctgtgggcctcccccctcctcacctgtgggcctcccccctcctcacctgtgggcctcccccctcctcacctgtgggcctcccccctccctcacctgtgggcctcccccctcctcacctgtgggcctcccccctcctcacctgtgagcctcccccctcctcacctgtgggcctcccccctcctcacctgtgagcctcccccctcctcacctgtgggcctcctccctcctcacctgggggcctcccccctcctcacctgtgggcctcccccctcctcacctgtgggcctcccccctcctcactgtgggcctcccccctcctcacctgtgggcctcctccctcctcacctgtgggcctccccactcctcacctgtgggcctcctccctcctcacctgtgggcctcctccctcctcacctgtgtgcctcctccctcctcacctgtgggcctccctcctccctcacctgtaGGCTCAGGGGcgcagggggtgcagggggatATGAACAAGGGACAGGGAGTATCTGAGCAGAACCACTAAAGACAAAGTGGATGGTGGGGCCTGTCTGCACCCCTTCAGGCCCCCGACTGCCCTGGGAAGATGCCCCAACAGTCCGGGAGTGGAGGCGGGGCAGTCACACAGCTGCTCCCCGAACACAGGTGTTAGTGGACAGTCGGGCCAGGGCCGGTCCTGCCTGACACTCCTCAACACCAGGAGGACGTTCTGCCTTGGCCGGTGGCGTGGTGGTTAGAGCTCCAGCCTGCACACCCAGGGGTCGCGGGTTTGACCCCGGCCTGGTCGGggcgtgcgcaggaggcagcccatcgaggTGTCTCTCAGACgtattggtgtttctctctctctctctctctctctctctctctctctctctctctctcccccctcccttcaactctgtCTAAAATCAGaggaaaataccctcgggtgagaattaacaaacacGATAGGGGCATGTTCAGGGCAcgcctcccctcacccaggcatgTCAGCTCacatcttccctccctccctgctgcacCGTGTACGGCGGTCCCTCCTGGGTCCGAGGTGAGTGCCTGGCCCACAAGGTCGCTCTCACGGGCACCGCTGAGGCTGCCGGGCCAGGGGAGCACCCAGCATCTCCTCCCGGCTTTAGAGGGGAAACTAAGGCAGGTGCGTCCCAGGCCTGCAGCCCTGGACAGCCAGCGGCAGTGATTGGAGGGGCCCGAGACGAGGGGCCAGCATGTGGGGTCCCCGATGCGTGGTGGTCACTATCCAGCAAGGTCAGTGCTGACCACGTGGgcttagagccgtggtcggcacactgcggctcgcgagccacaagcggctctttggccccttgagtgcggctcttcctaagccttaggaggaccctgaTTAAGTTAGTAatgatgtacctacctatatagttccagtttaaaaaatgtgcctctcaaaagaaatttcaatcgttgtcctgttggtacttggctctgtggactgatgagtttgccgccCACTGGCTTAGAGTATGGGGAGCGAACCCCGCCGCCTGCGGGCGGGGACTGTGACCTGGGGGCTGCCTCCGGCTGCCACTGCTCCATCTGTGCGTGACGTGTGCTGACCTGACCGTTCTAGACGCCGGAGCCCAGCGCAGAGGGCGGGCCCAAGAAGCTAAGCTACGTGGAGCTGGAGAGCGGGCACTCGGCCCTGCTGGCCGCCATCCGGGGGCACCGCGGCGCCTGCAGCCTGCGCAAGGTGAGGCCCCGGCGGGGCTGCAGAGTTCAGGGCGACCCTCGGTCTTTCAGATGTGGGTGCCCCCCCACTACCCCAGGCTAGGCAGAGGGCGGTCACTGCATGGGAGGCCAGGGCCCAGgaagtgtcccccccccccccccccgcccgggcaCTGGGCATTTCCCAGATTCCTGGAGGGGTTCCgcctggctccagggcctggTTCTCCCCTaggcagcagcctggcctggtCTGACCCAGCCTCAGGGGCCAGCGTGGCCCTGAGTTTAGGGGCAGGAGGGGGTCCCCGGCTTCCACAGGCAGGGTCGCCAGTGAGACAGGTGCATGAGCtctgagtggggaggggggtcctccCGGCAGTGGGTCCGGTTGGCACCATGGCCCCTGCCAGACAAGCAGTTCTCGGAGGGAAGGACTGCCCCTGCTCTGGGCCAGCAGCGATCTGGGGGGAAGACGCAGCCGGTGCCGCCCTCGGGAAGGCCCTGGCACAGTGTCCTCTCGCCCTCTCTTCCCAGGTGGCGTCCTGTGCCTCTGAGGAGCTCCAGAGCTTCCGAGAGGCTGCAAGGTCCGCCCACGGGCCGGAACCATCGGGCCTGGGAGACCCtggcagccagcccccacccgccctgcctcccccgccccctccggcagccccagctcctcctcccgcCTCCAGGACAGCGCCCAGGGCCAGCGCCAGCGCCAGCGCCCTCGGCACCCCGGTGGACGCCAGGCAAGCCTTGATGGACGCCATCCGCTCGGGCACAGGGGCGGCCAGGCTGAGGAAGGTGATGTGGGCTGCGTGTGAGCCGGGCCGTGGGGGCAAGGGGACCTGGAGGGATGTGCCATCTGCAGGCGGGCGCCCGGCCCTGGGACAGCAGCAGggtgaggcgggggtgggggatggggggctgcGTCCTGCACCCCCCTGTCCAGCAGGGCCCTGCACGCCCTCACAAGGGAGGCGGTCGGCCCGACTAGCTCCTGGGGATGCAGGTGAGGGCACGTCAGCCACTAACCCCTGAGCAGTCGGCCACCCGCCCTGCGTGCCCGGGACAGGCTGCGCAGGAGCCTAAAATGTGTCCGTGGAACCTGGGTCTCGCGCGCGCTGTCCACAGCCGGGGTCCGTGGCCCGTCCCAGCCAGGCCGGGCCCTGGCGGTGTCTGCTGGGTTCGCAGCGAGTGCACTTGGTGTGTGTGACGGCCTCTGACCTCTGCAGGTGTCCCGAGCTTGAAGGAAAATGCATGGAGCCTGCTCTCTGCAAATGCAGCCAACGTGCTCTTTAAAGCTGCGTCCACGCGTGGTTCCCAGCTTGGGGGGCCCTTGGGGGGTCTGGATCTCTCGATGATAacggctttgagcatgttttcgtatgtctcttggcctctgtatgtcctctttggagaagtgtctgtttaggtcctgtgcccattttttaactggattgtgTGTCTGCCTTTGGTTAAGTTGTGTGAGTGCCTcaaatattttggagattaaccctttaTCCGATGTGTCATTGCCAAACATGTTCTCAACCTTTGCCTTTAGAGGCACTGACATATCCCCTCAAAATTCTGCAAACCCAACTGTGTGCTGCTGGGGCCACACCCCATGCGGGCGGAGCCGAGAGGAGCCTGAGCTCTCGCGGGCAGTGCGGTCACAGGCAGGGGCAGTGCAGTGGGGACGCGCGAGCCTGTCCGCTCGTGGCCACTGCCCACACTGACTCGGCACCCGGCCAGTGGTGAGCCCAGCGCGGTTCCTGCCTCGGGAGCCCCCGCTCCGGTGGTGAGGGAGCCGGGCCGGTGGGGACAAGCCCCAGGCGGGGGACAGAGCTTGGCAGAGGGGGTGATGGGGTGGCCGGCCGAGGTTGGGGAGCAGGACCGCCTGCCCCAGGGGCTACGCCTGCTTGTTCTGGGAGAAGGCCTGGTCGTTTCCCACCAGGAAAGGGGCGTCTCCAACAGAGAGATACGCAGGCAGAGGCGGGCCCAGGGAGGGGACGGCCACGGGGCTCAGAGAAACCAGGAGGGGGGGCAGACCCTTGGGAGCACTGGCGAGGGGCGGGGTCTGCAGACACACCACCTCGGGACCCCCAGGTTCCACCCCTTCGCCCCTGAGTGCCACAGCGAGGCACCGAAGGCGTTTCAGTGCGTTTGTGTCTGGGTTTCCTCCTCGGTCCGGAGGGGTTGGGGACCCACTAGAGCCAGCCTGGTGGGCGAGGACCTTGGAAAGACAGGCCTGCGCACGCTCCTCAGCGCCCGACGCCTGCGGCCTCGGCTTCCACAGGCCTGAGTAACGGCTCTCTCTCCATCGCAGGTGCCCTTGCTTGTGTGAACCGGCAGTGAGCCCGGACCGGGGCAGAAACCCAGCTGCCAGACGCCCCTGTCCCCGCTCAGGATGCCACGGGCGAGGGGCCCCGGGACGCGCTGTGCTGCCCGCCTGCCGGCCGAGCCCGCATCGCTGCCCCGGGCCCTGCGCGTGGCTCCTGGGGAGGACGCCGCCCGCCTGGCGCCTGTGCCAAGGACGTACTGTTTGCCTCTGAGTAGTTCTCGTTGCCAATAAACGCTTCCCGTTGGCAGGTTGCTGGGAGCCCACAGGGCACTTACTTAGAACACGGATGGGCACTGGGAACAGATCACACGGAGGCCGCTGAGGCCTTCGCCGCACACGTCGGCGGCCAAGCCGTCCAGTGGTTTAAAACCTCCCGCACCCTGAGCGCCCCGAGCTGCCTGGCGCTCCGTGTTTGGGcggaatgaggaggaggaggaggaggaggaggaggaggcatggGAAGGCCGCCTCCCGGGGGACTCTGGGGAGTGTAGAAGCAGTCATGTCTGAGGCCTCCGCCATCAGGGGTGCAAACCTCATGGAGGGTGGCCGGCCGCTGAGGGCGTAAAGACGGAGGTGCCTGGAGAGCCTTGCACGGACTCAGATGGCGGCTCTAAGTCCTGcgaaggtggaggtgggggccgAGACAGCACGGCGTCTGCGTGCACGTGGGTGCCCTCGGCAGCTGGCCCCGCGGGCTGTGACGTAGCCGGGACCTCCCCTTGGAGGCCGAGCACGGAGCCCGGCGACCTCCCCGGAGCCTCGAGACCTGCACGGGGCCAGGAGCAGGTGCTGGGCGTCGCCGAGATGGCCTCCGATCGGCTAATACTTCGTGACTACAGAGCGGTCTGGCCCTTGCCCAGCAGATCCCGTTTCCCTGCACCACACGCAGCCCCCTCGCAGGGCGGCCGGGGCCCTGGTGTTTATAACGGTGTACAACCACAGCGGGCGTCTTCCACGTGTACCCCCATATACTGTTGTCGCGAGGAAAGCAGCTCTGTGAGGGGCAGACGGGGAGGAGTGGGTGGCGCGAAGCTGCGTGTGTGGTGAGACGCCCTGAGAGTCGCGGGTCCGGCTCCGCGTCGCCTGACTGGCTTCCCTCACCTTCCCCGGGCGGCGAGAGCGTCCAGCCAACAGCTCCTAAACCGCACTGTCCCCAAAATGTGTCTCTGGTGCCACAAATAAAAGCTCCTGAAATCGTAGCTGCGGTGTGGGTTTCGTGAGCTCTGGCCGCCGTGGGCTTGGATAGCTTGTCCCCAGAACCGCAGAAACTCACGTGTTCCATCCAcgggtgtgtgtgcgcgcacaaaGCTGGTGCACCCCATGCTGGTGAATCCCAAATCTGGCTCCTCTCTCGTCACAGCCCAGCAGGCAACATCACCAACAAGGAAGTATTCCCATCTCAGGAGACTGAGGCCGgacacttttctttttcccccgatattttttattgatagagagagagaaagagagagagagagagaaatggagaggaagagagagagaaacatccatgtgagagcaacacaccggctggctgcctcctgcacacccctcccagAGTCGAGCCTGCACCCAGGCCCGTGCCTGCCGGTCAACCAGGCCATGTTTCGGTGCATGGGGCAcacccagccactgagccataccagccggggcCCCAAAGCACGTTGATGGTTGTCACAGACAGGAAGTGTCCACCCCTTGTTCCCCGGGCACCAGGGTAGAAAGGGTCCCCTACAGCGAACGGCATCCCTCGCACAGGGTCCATGGGCCCGAGTCCGCAGGCCTGGGCACAGGCACGCGGGGGCCCTGCGGCTGGAGCCCCAGAGCCGGGACTCCCCCGAGGACACAGTGCAGCCGGCCCGTGACCTGGTGTCCGGCGAGGACGGCCGGGTCCTGCGGTGGCTCCTCGCCCTGCTCCTCTGGCCGCCTGCTGAGCAGCGAGCCCACTGCTGAGGCCGGGCGAGGACAGGAGGCAATGCAGCCGCGGGGAGCCTCCACGCCTGGCGGGACGCTTCCTGGCCGAGGGCAGGCGCAGGAGGGTCCACAGAAACCCCGTTAGGGGACCGAGCGTGGCTCCTGGGTTCTGGGCTGGGCTTCCCGTGGCCGGGGGTCCGGCCAGCTGCCCTGGCACTGGCTCTGCGCCAGCTCTGCCCGCCGAGCCCTCTGCCCGGAGGAaggcggggcctgggaggggcggcaGAGCCATGGCCACTTGCTGCCCAGGGGAACTCGCCAGGGAGACGGCGATGAGATGGCGAAGCCCGCTGGGCAGTGCAGACTGCGGTCCTCTCACTGAAAAACCTGACTTGCGAGggtccctcctgctcccctcggGGTCCTCCTCCTCGTGGGTCCCCCCTGTTCCTCTGGGTCCCTCCTGTTTCTCTGGGTCCCCCCCGTTCCTCTGGGTCCCCCCTGCTCCTGTCGGGTTCCCCCCTGTTCCTCTCAGGGTCCCCAGGGGCCACCAGGCAGCAGCACCAGGGGCAGGTCCCTAGGTGGGTTCCCATCAAACGCCACATGGGAACACCCTCCACGATGGAGGTTTCCCGGGCACGGGCTCCGGGCGCATGTGGTCACCCTCACGGGGAGGGTTCTGTTCTCATTTCCTGGCTTTTCCCAAGTTTTCTTCACGAACAAGTGCCATTGGACCATCACAAAGTAGCCGTGGGCAGTCGCGGCTAGGATCCAGCCGGCCGGGGAGGGCGGCTCTGGACAGAGAGTGTCCGTGTGCCCCTCGCCCGtccctggccccagggcctgAGGCTCCCCGGCCTGGCTCCCGACTCCAGCTGGCTCCGAGGCCTGGCATCTGACTTCCCCGGAGCGCGCTGTCCGCCCGGCCCTTTCCCGCGGCTCCTGAAAGCGAGGGGCGGCCTCTGGCCTGACCGGTCCCATCAGAACGGCTGTTCCAACGTTGGCTGCCGCTGACTGGGTCGGGGACCTCCAGCTTCTCTCAGACGTGGCTCTGACCTCACCTCATGACCGGCGCTGGCGAGGGGCACATGGCAGGGGGTGCGGGCGAGAGACACGTGGTAACACATTCCCCAGGCCCCGTGACAGACACAGTGACCTGTGAGCTTCCTCATCTACAACCCGGGCCAATGGGCAGCGAGGGCCCCGTGAGGGGGTAAGTGCCGAAGGGCGGGGCACCTGGACGCCATCCATCACGGTCAGCCTCCTGGGGTaggaaggaaggtgggaaggGGTCAGAGGCCTGAGAATTTGTAGTTCAGCAGGTTCCCAGGTGAACCCCACTTTGAGAACCCCCCCTCCAGACCACTCCCCCCTGCTCTGAATGCGGGGAGAGGTCTGCTCCGTGTAAGGATTTTCCAGCTCTAGAGAGTTTCCGCCGCGGAGAAGTCACCTGAGCCCGGCGGCGgagctccgtggttgagcgtcagcctaggaaccaggtcacggttcggttcccggtcggggcacatcccgggttgcgggctccatccccagagttgggcgtgcaggaggcagccgatccatgatgtttctctctctctccctctcccttcctctctgaaatcagtaaaattatattttttaaaaagacagaccGGACAGTCCCCAAGCCCAGAATGGCGGCCAGCCACCCATGCGGTGCCACTCCAATGAGCCGGCTCAGGGctactgtccccccccccccccccacttggcCCCTCCGCGTCTCCCCCTCGGGAGCTCCCTGTCCTGGGACTGGCTGCAGCCTCGCGCTATGAAAACCGAGTcagagtgctggggtccaaccccagcaggtccaggggtccccaaaggtgtggacggagtcggcgaagaaggaatgacacagagacagcgttcagttgatcagcagcctagccaggatctctagccaggatctccagccaagttctgtgtccatgttctcttgctaggttttccagccaggttctgtccaggttctccagccaggttcagtcaccaggttctagtcaggttctcttgccaatttctgtagtcaggttcagtccaggatcttttgccatgttctctcgctaagttctgtctctaggttctgtctcagggttctgaggccagtttctgtccaggatcttttgccatgttctctccagcgaagttcttctgtctctaggttctgtgtaggttctgtgtctaggttctgtgtaggttctgtgtctaggttctgtgtctaggttctatGTAGgctctgtgtctaggttctgagtttctgttgtcttgttacatctgtatttataccagttgattccaatcctatcaatctctattccaaaggttagggcgtttcttatctccattctagggagtaaagattatgtagcttaagcatgactgttggtagttaaagtgattaattacccgcctggcacttagttaaggggttttattccctccctaacttcaggggaaaatccctacctggggaaacaacctttctcagagaggtgaccttggttaaaacacatagtgccaagaaggtgagcaaacatattaagaacagtatgccatatatgccaggtcccttgaaacagcaaggatggaccggctcccggcatcagaGCCCTCCCACCCCTTGTGCTGCCGCCTCTGCCAGGTAAGACCCCTCTCCCggctcagccccacccctgcccaccaccctgaGCACTGAGGGGTGTCCTAGAGCAGTGGGCACAGCCCTCCCTCTCAGAGCGAACGAACGCCAGAGGCCAGAGTGCCGATCTGGCTCACCCTGGACGGCCCAATGGGTTGGCCACACGAAGCCCCCTGCACTGCGTCACGGGCCTTCTCGGGGCCTCGCGGGCAGGCacagggtttggggggcagggggcgggcaggCACGGACTCCTGTGGGAGGCAGCGTCCAGCCGCCAGCTCAGGGAAGCGGGGACTCTGCAAGCTGCTGCCGGGACCCCCCTGCACCGCTGCCTCTGCGCCAAGGGCACCCTCTTCGCCGCGAGCCGGCCTCTCCCCGGCCCGGGCGCCCCGGGACCTCTCGGTCTGCGCCCCGTTCCTGGCACTGCGAGTCGCTTTCCCAAGAACTAAACCGCCCACCTGCCATCCAGTTTGCAAAAGCGGTTTCTCCATACGCTGCCAGGAGTGGACGCGTTGCCAAGCAAGCCCAGCGGTAACTGAACGTGACGGCACCTCTCACAGGACGCCTGGCGCGCTCCGAAAAGAGGCGACGGACGTCCTCCACCGGGCACCGTGCCAGCGCCGGCATGTACTGCGGCATCTCCCTCAGCCTGTCCTCCCAGCCCTGtgcccccagccctgtccccccagccctgtcccccagccctgtcccccatccctgtccccccagccctgccctccatcctgccccccc
This DNA window, taken from Myotis daubentonii chromosome 10, mMyoDau2.1, whole genome shotgun sequence, encodes the following:
- the COBL gene encoding protein cordon-bleu isoform X5, with the translated sequence MDAPCASAAKPPTGRKMKARAPPPPGKAATPTGQRAPSPQRSASPGRQQNLLHMKENLRERALDLTVVLPSGLERRSVVSGSHAMMDLLVELCLQNHLSPSHHALEAWSPQAQQPLSFKPNTPVGTLNVCTVFLKEKVPDEEAKPGPPSVPEKSVRLVVNYLRTQKAVVRVSPEVPLHSLLPVICAKCDVSPEHVVLLRDNVAGEELELSKSLSELGIKELYAWDNQRVLLTKTQSEPSLRCRETFRKSSSGSDETEKEKKKFLGFFKVNKRSNGKVEPGRLSADSDEDTVKLAPGRASHMSLGSQMDLQRKKRRAPAPPPPSPLVPLRTEDREENRKSAMGGGRQVPQKPPRGTPRGPPQLVLPPPPPYPPPDTDVAEPLGSPGEGAAPEAADPRPTLSLPLGPGGSCEDGVPAVPAEAEETVSVSSCFASEDTTEDSGVMSSPSDIVSLDSQHDSTKSRDKWATDQEDSSDQDLAGTPELGLPKSPAWERSGLGHWHSRAERAAAAPGEDGGLLIAGQWEQTLAGLDQDLEGMDDSYETDSSSVTGSLSSASGRRLQGAIPDGDTDAIPVTFIGEVLDDPVEPELFPNRNNNAGSFDRGSVASRWARPPPAQVEAPPPGRRGPEGPGAPATPQDVGKEVQGASSAPREDVNPVNTEPPRHDRSAKEPGQGRGAGPSGRTPATEPADGRPGTAREADDRKGVSAPPSWYQRGQNPGGSFGLKYGLTTYKIVPPKSERRCYDPGVSLSTGAIKIDELGNLVSPPGTRGRSVAPASSALEKETQPLGQVREFPRAGSTEQLSGRPPATPATSQHPAGGLGAEPGPPGPAGPSPQQPAAHQGEGRCPEPGAHPPPPAATGHTKAPAASTSLFLKPQRRTSSQYVASAIAKRMGPPRAQAAAGRPGGAGKPWEGAAPELRGRPRAGRDATAPSPRPGPHACPEEAAAPGGRLPPAHGEEPAGPAVGALPRGRGRSPPGRPSAQNGAADAHAGPSVPLATAARRDREPVGPGHGSGAKQSPSDHSTGSAWDPSGSPDSPRSPPPRLVNGSRWAPEHGEPPASLRASGRDSHAAPELEGRPGVLCTEIREADESPPPSIFGPKKKFRPVVQRPAPKDTSLHSALMEAIHSAGGRDRLRKTPEPSAEGGPKKLSYVELESGHSALLAAIRGHRGACSLRKVASCASEELQSFREAARSAHGPEPSGLGDPGSQPPPALPPPPPPAAPAPPPASRTAPRASASASALGTPVDARQALMDAIRSGTGAARLRKVPLLV
- the COBL gene encoding protein cordon-bleu isoform X2, which codes for MDAPCASAAKPPTGRKMKARAPPPPGKAATPTGQRAPSPQRSASPGRQQNLLHMKENLRERALDLTVVLPSGLERRSVVSGSHAMMDLLVELCLQNHLSPSHHALEAWSPQAQQPLSFKPNTPVGTLNVCTVFLKEKVPDEEAKPGPPSVPEKSVRLVVNYLRTQKAVVRVSPEVPLHSLLPVICAKCDVSPEHVVLLRDNVAGEELELSKSLSELGIKELYAWDNQRETFRKSSSGSDETEKEKKKFLGFFKVNKRSNGKVEPGRLSADSDEDTVKLAPGRASHGSLTTPNSPSVNSRSITLGPSLSLSSISGVSVKSDMKKRRAPPPPSLPGAGPPAPDKASEKMSLGSQMDLQRKKRRAPAPPPPSPLVPLRTEDREENRKSAMGGGRQVPQKPPRGTPRGPPQLVLPPPPPYPPPDTDVAEPLGSPGEGAAPEAADPRPTLSLPLGPGGSCEDGVPAVPAEAEETVSVSSCFASEDTTEDSGVMSSPSDIVSLDSQHDSTKSRDKWATDQEDSSDQDLAGTPELGLPKSPAWERSGLGHWHSRAERAAAAPGEDGGLLIAGQWEQTLAGLDQDLEGMDDSYETDSSSVTGSLSSASGRRLQGAIPDGDTDAIPVTFIGEVLDDPVEPELFPNRNNNAGSFDRGSVASRWARPPPAQVEAPPPGRRGPEGPGAPATPQDVGKEVQGASSAPREDVNPVNTEPPRHDRSAKEPGQGRGAGPSGRTPATEPADGRPGTAREADDRKGVSAPPSWYQRGQNPGGSFGLKYGLTTYKIVPPKSERRCYDPGVSLSTGAIKIDELGNLVSPPGTRGRSVAPASSALEKETQPLGQVREFPRAGSTEQLSGRPPATPATSQHPAGGLGAEPGPPGPAGPSPQQPAAHQGEGRCPEPGAHPPPPAATGHTKAPAASTSLFLKPQRRTSSQYVASAIAKRMGPPRAQAAAGRPGGAGKPWEGAAPELRGRPRAGRDATAPSPRPGPHACPEEAAAPGGRLPPAHGEEPAGPAVGALPRGRGRSPPGRPSAQNGAADAHAGPSVPLATAARRDREPVGPGHGSGAKQSPSDHSTGSAWDPSGSPDSPRSPPPRLVNGSRWAPEHGEPPASLRASGRDSHAAPELEGRPGVLCTEIREADESPPPSIFGPKKKFRPVVQRPAPKDTSLHSALMEAIHSAGGRDRLRKTPEPSAEGGPKKLSYVELESGHSALLAAIRGHRGACSLRKVASCASEELQSFREAARSAHGPEPSGLGDPGSQPPPALPPPPPPAAPAPPPASRTAPRASASASALGTPVDARQALMDAIRSGTGAARLRKVPLLV